Proteins encoded by one window of Oreochromis niloticus isolate F11D_XX linkage group LG17, O_niloticus_UMD_NMBU, whole genome shotgun sequence:
- the rad54l gene encoding DNA repair and recombination protein RAD54-like: MRRSLAPSQIAKRKQEGDYCEDEWTHKPEKRRKGDNEMRENHISFHRKPLTQINNRPACMDGEKHEAFIQSILSKPFKIPIPNYAGSLGIRALGLKRAGVRRPLHDPFAEDALILYEPPALSAHDLIKADKEKLPVHVVVDPVLGKVLRPHQRQGVKFMWECVTGRRIPGSYGCIMADEMGLGKTLQCITLMWTLLRQSPDTKPEIDKAIVVSPSSLVHNWYNEVRKWLGTRITPLAIDGGSKEGINKQLESFVSQRSLRAHTPILIISYETFRLHAEVLHRGKVGLIICDEGHRLKNSDNQTYQALNTMSAQRRVLISGTPIQNDLLEYFSLVHFVNAGILGTSQEFKKRFELPILKGRDADASDKERLSGEEKLKELISIVNRCLIRRTSDILSKYLPMKIEQIVCCRLTPLQTELYKHFLKQAKPIETLQKGKISVSSLSSITSLKKLCNHPALIYEKCVEREEGFEGALELFPPNYSTKDVEPQLSGKMLVLDYILAMTKTTTGDKVVLVSNYTQTLDLFEKLCRSRRYLYVRLDGTMSIKKRAKIVEKFNSPSNPEFIFMLSSKAGGCGLNLIGANRLVMFDPDWNPANDEQAMARVWRDGQKKTCYIYRLLSTGTIEEKILQRQAHKKALSSCVVDEEQDVERHFSLGELRELFTLNEETTSDTHDKFRCRRCVNGREIRQPDNDADCNSDLSHWNHCSDKKGLRDQVLKASWDAAVSFVFHQRSHEDQMGVV; the protein is encoded by the exons ATG CGGAGGAGTCTCGCTCCCAGTCAGATTGCCAAACGCAAGCAGGAGGGAGACTACTGTGAAGATGAGTGGACACATAAACCT gagaaaagaagaaaaggcgATAATGAAATGAGAGAGAACCACATTTCTTTCCATAGAAAGCCTCTGACGCAGATCAACAACCGTCCTGCATGTATGGATGGTGAAAAACAT GAGGCATTTATTCAAAGTATCCTGTCCAAGCCGTTTAAAATTCCTATTCCAAATTATGCAG GATCACTGGGAATCAGGGCACTTGGTTTAAAGCGTGCAGGAGTGAGAAGACCACTCCATGATCCTTTTGCCGAAGATGCTCTGATTCTTTACGAGCCTCCAGCTCTGAGTGCCCATGACCTGATCAAAGCTGACAA AGAAAAACTACCCGTTCATGTGGTTGTGGATCCAGTGTTAGGCAAAGTGCTCAGACCCCATCAGAGACAG GGTGTAAAGTTCATGTGGGAGTGTGTGACGGGCCGACGCATACCAGGATCTTATGGCTGCATCATGGCAGATGAGATGGGGTTGGGAAAGACCTTGCAGTGCATCACCCTCATGTGGACCCTGCTACGCCAAAGCCCTGATACTAAGCCAGAGATAGACAAGGCCATTGTGGTGTCACCTTCGAGCTTGGTACATAACTGGTATAATGAAGTCAGAAAGTGGCTGGGAACACGTATCACACCATTGGCCATTGATGGAGGATCAAAGGAAGGCATTAATAAACAACTAG AGAGTTTCGTTTCGCAGCGCAGCTTGAGAGCACACACACCCATCCTCATCATTTCATATGAGACATTtcgactgcatgctgaggttcTGCACAGGGGAAAAGTTGGACTTATCATCTGTGACGAA GGCCATCGGCTTAAGAACTCTGATAACCAGACATATCAGGCCCTGAACACCATGAGTGCCCAGAGGAGAGTGCTGATATCAGGCACACCCATACAGAATGACCTTCTGGAGTACTTCAGCCTGGTCCACTTTGTTAATGCTGGTATTCTTG GCACATCCCAGGAATTTAAAAAGCGATTCGAACTTCCCATCCTTAAGGGACGGGATGCAGATGCCAGTGATAAAGAAAGACTGAGTGGGGAAGAAAAACTGAAGGAGCTAATCAGCATAGTCAACAG GTGTTTGATAAGGAGGACATCTGATATCTTGTCCAAGTATCTTCCTATGAAAATTGAGCAGATTGTGTGCTGCAG GCTGACCCCTCTACAGACAGAGCTCTATAAACACTTTCTAAAGCAGGCCAAACCCATTGAGACATTACAAAAGGGCAAAATAAGCGTCTCCTCCCTGTCTTCCATCACATCACTCAAGAAACTGTGCAATC ATCCAGCTCTTATCTATGAGAAGTGTGTGGAACGTGAGGAGGGATTTGAGGGGGCATTAGAACTTTTTCCTCCAAACTACTCCACCAAAGATGTTGAACCTCAGCTCTCTG GGAAAATGTTGGTTCTCGACTACATTCTGGCAATGACAAAGACCACAACAGGAGACAAAGTGGTGCTTGTCTCTAACTACACACAGACTCTGGATCTCTTTGAAAAGCTCTGCAGATCTAGAAG ATACCTCTATGTTCGGCTGGATGGCACAATGTCCATCAAGAAAAGAGCCAAGATTGTGGAAAAGTTCAACAGCCCATCG AACCCAGAGTTCATCTTCATGCTGAGTAGCAAGGCTGGTGGATGTGGCCTCAATCTGATTGGTGCTAACCGCTTGGTGATGTTTGATCCCGACTGGAACCCAGCGAATGACGAGCAAGCAATGGCTCGAGTGTGGAGAGATGGTCAGAAGAAGACCTGCTACATCTACCGACTTCTCTCT ACTGGAACAATTGAAGAGAAGATCCTGCAAAGGCAGGCCCATAAAAAAGCCCTGAGCAGCTGTGTGGTGGATGAAGAGCAGGATGTGGAGCGTCACTTCTCTCTGGGCGAACTCCGAGAACTCTTCACTCTCAACGAAGAGACCACTAGTGACACACACGACAA GTTTCGCTGTCGCCGCTGTGTGAATGGCAGAGAAATAAGACAACCTGACAATGATGCAGACTGTAACAGTGACCTCTCCCATTGGAACCACTGTTCTGACAAGAAGGGCCTGAGGGACCAAGTGCTGAAAGCGTCTTGGGATGCTGCTGTGTCCTTTGTCTTCCACCAGCGCTCTCATGAGGACCAGATGGGTGTAGTATAG